The Salmo trutta chromosome 6, fSalTru1.1, whole genome shotgun sequence genomic sequence GGGGACAGGGGCTGTATGCatgaagcgtctcagagtaggagtgctgatttaggatcagttttgccttttagatcacaatgaataagattaaATGGACAGGGGTGAGCTGGGGCCATCCATATGTTTGACATGttttagagtaggagtgctgatctaggatcagtataCGCCTTTTAGAccacaatgaataagattacatggacatgggggagctgatcctggatcagcgCTCCTCCTTTGAGACTCTTGCTACGTACATCACCAGAAGAGAACAGAGCAGCAGTGGTGTGGCTGGCCTCTTCTTGGTCTCTGTGGCTCAGTGACATGGGCAGCTGTTGGTCTCACAGATTCTTCACTGGATGCCTCTGTGTTTACCTTCGGTCCTTCAGTCTTTAAGCAGCAGCAGCTGCCAGAGGTCTGAAATAAGATAGTACACCTCTCAGACCCCGGGGGAACAGGGATTGAATTAGAATGGATTTATGATACGTACTTCATAAATGATGAAAGTGTGGGAAAAATGGTATTAAATAAGCCACTTAAAAGCAATTAGGCGAGGGGACGATGGTTAAGGGGAGCACGGAAGGACGAGGGGGAGGGTGGGTGAGGTAGTGTTCTTAAAAACCAGGTCAAGGTGCTTTATTTCAGACTGACATTTGTAAGATTTCAGTGTAAAACAGTGTAAGATTAGatatcatgtttcatgtttgTCTTAAATCAAACTTCAAAGAAACAACCCAATGACTTAAGCTAAAAGTATGTTATGCAACACATTCTAAAGTGTATAGGTCAATTAAAAGCTAATTCAATTTAGTATGTATGAATTTTCGCGTGTGTCTTAGTATGTGATATAAAAAAAAACGGCGAggcagagtctgtgtgtgtgtgcgtgtatgtgtgcgtgtgtgtgtgtgtgtgtgcgtgtgcgtgtgtgtgtgtgtgtgtgtgtatgtgtgcgtgtgtgtatgtgtgcatgtgtgtgtgtgcatgtgtgcgtgtgtgtgtgtatgtctgcgtgtgtgtcaGGGCATGGATGCCAGCCTGAGACGACGGCACTCTGTAGAGCAGATTGCAGTGATACCTCCCATACCATTCCGGGCAGTACGCCCATTAGCTGCCATTGATTTGCTGACCTTTTGGACTGCTTTCTCTCCCCCaaccccccctctccctttctcccccccaTCTCCTTTACCCAGACCTGCCACCTGGAACTCCAGATGCTTTCGCCCAACTGTTGACCTGCCCCTACTGCGACCGGGGTTACAAGCGCTTGACATCGCTCAAGGAGCACATCAAGTACCGCCACGAGAAGAACGAGGAGAACTTCGCCTGCCCCCTGTGTAACTACACGTTTGCTTACCGCACTCAGCTTGAGCGACATATGGCCACGCACAAGCCCGACAGAGATCAGGTGAGGATCATGTGCcctcgttttttgttgttgttgctgttttcaATCACTTTCAGGATCGTAGGCCCTTCTCACTTCTTTTTTTCTTCAATCACTTTATTATTCCTCTCCCCTTTCCGTTCCCCTCACTTACTTCGTTTCTAATGTGCTATGATCCCTTGGAGGAAAATATATCATTTTGATTGGCAATCATTATGAATTTTTCATGGCATTTTGGAGATGCAGATCTTTTAATGGTAATAACTTTAATTGAGGCCCTAAATGGTTTTTTGATGGCCCCGTCTGATATGATTTTGCAGTCTTATGTTCACGATCAAATGATTATGTTAATTTCCAATTTAGACATTTTATCTGCTCCTTAATTTCACTTCAACTAGTAGATTTTATGTTCTTTAAAATCAAGCATTTCCTTTATGcagtactaaactcagcaaaaaaagaaatgtctctttatcaggaccctgtctttcaaagataaatcgtaaaaatccaaataacttcacagatcttcattgtaaagggtttaaacactgtttcccctgcttgttcaatgaaccataaacaattcatgaacatgcacctgtggaacggtcgttaagactctaacagcttacagacggtaggcaattaaggtcacagttatgaaaacttaggacactaaagaggcctttctactgactctgaaaaacaccaaaagaaagatgcccagggtccctgctcatctgtgtgaacatgccttaggcatgatgCAAGGATtcgtgaggactgcagatgtggctagggcaataacttgcaatgtccgtactgtgagacccctaagacagtgctacagggggacaggaaggacagctgatcgtcctcacagtgacagaccatgtgtaacaacaccttacaggatcggtacatccgaacatcacacctgtgggacaggtacaggatggcaacaacaactgatcgagttacaccaggaacgcacaatccctccatcagtgctcagactgtccgcaataggctgagagaggctggactgaggccttgtaggcctgttgtaaggcaggtcttcaccagacatcaccgacaataacgttgcctatgggcacaaacccaccatacAGGACTGCCAAAaaactgacgagtcgcggttttgtctcaccaggggtgatggtcggattcgcgtttatcgtcgaaggaatgagcgttacaccgaggcctgtactctggagcgggatcgatttggaggtggagagtacgtcatggtctggggcggtgtgtcacagcatcatcggaccgagtttgttgtcattgcaggcaatctcaacgctgtgcgttacagggaagacatcctcctccctcatatggtatccttcctgcaggctcatccagacatgaccatccagcatgacaatgccaccatccatactgctcgttctgtgcttgatttcctgcaagacaggaatgtcagtgttctgccatggcccgcgaagagcccggatctcaatcccattgagcacatctgagacctgttggatcggagggtgagggttagggccattccccccagaaatgtctgggaacttgcaggtgcattggtgaaagagtggggtaacatctcacagcaagaactggcaaatctggtgcagtctgtgaggaggagatgcactgcagtacttaatgcagctggtggccacaccagatactgacgtTACTATTGATTTtaaacccccctttgttcagggacacattattccatttctgttcgtcacatgtctgtggaacttgtttactttatgtctctgttgttgaatcttgttatgttcatacaaatatttacacgttaagtttgctgaaacaGAATCAACATGTACACTTATTATTGAGTCTCACTCACTCTCAATGTATTTTCTTTTAGATAAACTAACCTGGGAATTTGTTGGCAATTTGCATGCATCACATCCAACTCCCTGTGTGGAAGAAATCCACCTTCTATGCATAGATGTTACATTTGCTTGCCAACCGTGTTTTAAAAAAGAAGTGCATCTGAACAAAACCAGTAGTGACAATTGAAGTCCTCTTGGggtgaaaaagaaagaaaaaagaaagataaAATGTGTTGTGAAAGTTAGTGAATCGTTGTGTCATCACTGACAGGCAAGCCCCAATCCCATGTCCCATGATAATTGTCTCTACCTAGGAAAAGATGCCCTCGCCATAAAcaccacaaaaaaaataaaaaataacctgTAACACTCCTTATCCAATTAACCAATCACGAGAAAATAATATTTGAATACCCAGCCCATGCGCCCCGCCCACAACATCCAACATCCCATCCCTAACCTTCCCTGAGTCATGTAGGATAGCATGTTCCCCTCCGCCAAAAACACATTTGCTGGTGTTGGTGCCATTGACAATTTGGATTAGAGAATGATTGTATCTTATTGGCACAACTAAAGTTTACTGCGGTCCTCAGAGGGAAGCAGGGGGAGCCAAAGCAGCTGTTGCTGTTTGTTTATGCAACTCAGCAACATACGAGCGGTGGGGTCCCTGACTGGCGCTTGGCAGCCCCACCGACAGACAGACCCACTCCTGCTCGATCTTTGAAGGTTGCTGCCGTTTGAACAATCCTCCCTGTGTCCTCCCTTACGCCATCTGTCTCCCCAGGAATGTGGGTAGAGTCAGCACACCCCAGCAGTTGTCAGGCTGGATCAGGACGCAGGCTGCTTCTTCCTGCTATGCCTGCCTTGGTAGCAAGTGCTGCTGAGAGATCTTTTGTATTGCCTAAGCATTTAACATGTTCACCTCCTACTCAGAATTAATTGTGCACGTCTGGTGTGCCTCCCATTTACACGTAcgctgttattgttgttgttattaccaTTATATTTGGATTTTGAAACAGGGAGAGGCCTCCCCCTGTTTGAATTGCAAATTTGAGGGGCCACAACTGATGTTTACCTTTGAACAGAGAAAAAGGCCTAGGCCCATCCTATAGTCTAAGATTATTAAAGAGACGTTTGAGGATTCAAATGATTAGGGGAAATCTGTTCCAATTAAGACATTTCAACATTTATGGAAGTGTGTTGTTTCTTCATGTAACGTTACTGTTGTTTGCAGGTATGTGAAATACAGGGAAGGACTTCTTGTGAAATAGTCATAATATCTTTCGAGTGATTACCCCAAATTAATAAAAGTAGATCAGATTGCTTGTTTCTAATGAGGGGGAAACTGTATAAAAAAAGAGCccctttcatttattttattttattggctGCCAAATTCTAAAGGCATGCTTCCTTGGCTCGAGAGCCAGGAAATTAAAAGGTATGTGATTCCCTCTGTTATCAGCACCACTCTTGTACTCTCTCATTGGAGTTGGAAGTAGAAAGAGGCAAGATGGGCTGTGTAGCAATGTGAGACATTTGGCTTGTCGGTCGATTGCACCAAGTGCTCATTGTGATTGTTTAGTGAACTCTTTTCCCCCCTGTAATGTTGTTAGTGGAACTTATGTAAATACCTGCTTCTTTCTCTATAGCACCAACTGCTGAACCAAGGGGCTGGCAACCGCAAGTTCAAATGCACAGAATGTGGCAAGGCCTTCAAATACAAGCACCATCTGAAGGAACACCTGCGGATTCACAGTGGTGGGTTGCAAGGGGGCCTGTGCACTCATCTTTGAATATGCATAACCTTGATTTAAGACTGTGGTGAACTTCATAGGGTGTACAAAAATCGattgtgtttttcttttctctctcccactgttcCAATGGATGACTTGAGCTACTTTGTTTCCTTCTATCTGCCAATCTTACAATTGAGCAGTTCAGTGTTTACACTTTAGTTTGGCATTAATTAAAGGTGTTCATTGTTGATACATTTTCCCTTAGCCCCTTATATTTAATCATTGAGAATATGTGTGTTCCTTATGCCATTCTAAATGCGCTCAtggcagatattttttttaaagtatacaTTGTTGTCTCTTTTCAGGTGAGAAGCCATACGAATGCCCAAACTGCAAGAAGCGCTTCTCCCACTCAGGCTCCTACAGCTCTCACATCAGCAGCAAGAAGTGCATCGGCCTTATAGCAGTCAACGGGAGGATACGCAACAACATGAAGACAGGCTCTTCCCCTACATCAGCCTCGTCCTCCCCCACTAACACCGCCATCACCCAGCTGAGACACAAGCTAGAGAACGGAAACGGAAACGGCAAGCTCCTGGGCCACCACCAGGACCAGAACAACCACCACCTGAACATCAAAACAGAACCACTAGACTTCAACGACTACAAACTAATGATGGCCTCCCATGGCTTCGGCGCACCTGGGCCCTTCATGAACGGAGGGATGGGGGGAAATAGCAGCTCGCTAGGGATCCACTGCTCAGCCCAGAGTCCCATGCATCACCTGGGAATGGGGATCGAACAACAACTCCTGGGCTACCCGTCCTTGAGCAACAACCTGAGCGAGGTCCAGAAGGTGCTCCAGATCGTGGACAACACTGTGTGCAGGCAGAAGATGGACTGCAAACCGGAGGAGATCTCCAGGCTCAAGGCTTACATGAAGGAGCTCGGGAACCAGATCGAGGAGCAGAAACAGGGACTGACGTCACAGGGGGGTCACCAGGTTGGTCTTCCAGTCGTCAGCCATAACGGTGCCACTAAGAGCATCATCGACTacacattagaaaaagtgaacgAAGCCAAAGCTTGTCTCCAGAGCTTGACCACAGACTCAAAGAGACAAATTAGCACTATCAAACGCGAGAAATCCAACCACATGCTAGATTTAGGTACAGAGGATAAGATGCATGAGAGCAACATTATGTTTACACCCTTTGCTTGCCAATACTGCAAAGAAGCCTTCCCAGGTCCAATTCCCTTGCATCAGCATGAACGTTACCTGTGTAAAATGAATGAGGAGATCAAGACAGTTCTCCAGACTAGCGAGAACCTTATGCCCACAAAACAGGGGATGTTTACAGAGAAGCATGCCCTCCTGCTCTCGTCTATGCTGTCTGAGAAAAGCCCCATCAACCCGTACAAGGACCATATGTCAGTGCTCAAGGCCTACTTCGCTATGAACATGGAGCCCAATTCAGAGGAACTATTGAAGATCTCCATAGCAGTCGGCCTTCCTCAGGAATTCGTCAAAGAGTGGTTCGAGCAGAGGAAAGTTTACCAGTACGGCACCCCAAGAACTCCACCATTAGAACAACAACGGAACAACCATGCAGATATGGTTCTAGCCGcaaacaaccacaaccacactcCCTCTAAAGACTCAATGGCAGCTAGATCCCCAGTGTCCCTGATCAAGTCTAATGACCGTGACCGCAACCGTGACCACCATATCACGTCCCCCTCCATTGCAGAGCTCCATAACAACGTCAACAACTGTGAGAACCAGCTCAGACTCATGAAAGCTAACACGTTCAGTGGACACACCAAACACATGGGTGACCACTCCAAATTGGACCACCAGTCAAGGAGCAGCACACCTTCTCCTTTGAACCTTTCCTCCACATCTTCCAAAAACTCCCAGAGTAGCTCATATACTCCAAACAGCCTGATGTCTGAGGACCTGAACCTCAACATGAACCTGTCTGAACAACCACTGGACCTGTCACTGCCAAAGCTCATGAAGGAGCCCAAACATGCCATGACCGTGAAGAGCAGACCTAAACTAAACAGTATTAACCACCATGACCACTCCAGTGTTCCCTCCCCACGAGAACACTTCGAAGAGCCACTTAACCTGGCCTATCTCAAGAAGGAGTTTGAAGCCAGAGGCCAGAACCACCACAATGGAGACCTCAACAAAAGCACCAGCCCCTTGTTCGGGATGAACCCCTTCGGTGCCAAACCGATGTACACGTCGCTTCCGCAACAGAGTGCGTTCCCACCTGCCACCTTCATGTCTCCGATGCAGGCCAGCATGCCTGGGCTGAGGCCATACCCAGGGCTGGATCAGATGGGCTTCCTACCACACATGGCCTACACTTATGCAACAGGAGCAGCTACCTTTGCTGagatgcagcagcagcagaggagAAAATACCAGCGAAAGCCAGGTTTCCAGGTAAATAGATAAGCCACTTGTGGTTTAGTTTTTAAGCCTcaggtttattctctctctctctctctctctctctctctctctctctctctctctctctctctctctctctctctctctctctctctctctctctctctctctctctctctctctctctctctctctctctctctctctctctctctctctctctcaaattctctaaaatgatctGCTCATTGTGCCACTAATTAAAAGGTACTCTAATGAGCTCAAATGCTCACCTGCAGCACATTGAACCAGGGAGAAAACACAGTCAGGTAGATAACCAGCTGTCAAACGCGCCTGGAGTTGTTCAGTTCTCCAAGCAGACGTCATTAGCGATATCAGCATATAATTGCTGTTTCAGAGGAGGTTATGATGTGGGGGATTCAGTTGTTGCCAGACTCCACCGTGAATTGTCCTTACCACAGAGTGCAGGCAGCATCACGTCTCCAGCTGTTCAGTGTAGTCTATTCCAGAGTAAAACATAGACTACGTACCCTTTAAAATCAATATTTTTTCCTTAGGTATTTTTGGGGTGAATTGTGTGAGGGACATAGTGTATGTGATCTGTGCAATAGGCAAAGGGTAAGCCTTGGAGCTGCACACAGCACATAGGATCTGACTCCAACTCTAATTCTCTGCCACtttcttgtattttattttaaaggaAGTTGCACTCTAAAGCCAAAATGAGTTTCTACATGCAGATTAATAATGCACGGGCTCCATGTTCATTCCCACTGAATGCTGAAGGCTGTTTAACATAGAGGGAACCATTTTGATAAAAAAGTATTAATAATGTTTCCTATTCTAAGTTattaaattagatttaaaaaatacaGCTACGGGCATTTAGCTCAAATTGATTGCGGAATGATAGTAGCTCTGTTCTTTAAAAACAGTGCAAGAAAGAAAGCGTCCCCGCCAAAGGAGTCATTGTCAGACCAGAGCGAGCGCTTCTTAATGAGAGCAATGGTGCTTCTCAATATTGGTCATTTAGAACACCTCTTGATTTAATCATTATGAGTTGGAAATTAGAAGAATATGACAATATGCCCTGCAAAGGGctttctcttattattatgaCCTTCTAATGTAATAATATTTTCCCCCATTAATTTAAGTTTAAGCCTATCGGGTTAATCTTCCCTTATAAAGAACAGATACATATGGAATGACAACTCTTTCATGTATAAAATTAGACTGATTCAAATGTATGGAGGACAGATTTTTTTTCAAACTAACATTCAGGGTAGATTCTCAACCATTACAGTGTAGTCTACCATTTATATTTACACCTGCGCTCTGTATTGGAGTGTTAGTAATTAGGTCCAAAACTAAGTTCCATTCAGTCTTTCATTCAGGCAAACATCAGGAGATACTGTACCTATATTTAGTTGACGTGTGGATTGATAAATGTGTCATTTTCTAGGGGGAGCTGCTAGACGGAACAGCAGATTATATGTCAGGACTGGATGACATGACCGATTCAGACTCCTGTCTGTCCCGGAAGAAGATTAAGAAGACAGAAAGTGGTATGTACGCGTGTGACTTGTGCGACAAAACATTCCAGAAGAGCAGTTCCCTCCTAAGACACAAATATGAACACACAGGTATATACTGTTCCAGAACACTTATTTTACCCCATTGCTTTTATTTCTAATGTTTTGTGTTACTAAACCCTTtcaattgttttattttgttcattCCCCACTTTTTTCTTGCTTTGTTCTTTTCAGTTGTATGTAAATCGAGACCTAACTTGTTTCTTCATTGACAGGGGTGAGGAGATATACTTACTAAAATACGTagagcaaaacattacatttttagGGTTATGCCAGAAATACCTTTCTCTGAATATATAAGCTCCATACTTAAAACCAAAATGGGGTAGAAAGAGCCTAACTAAATGTTGTGTCATTGCTTTGCATAATGCATGAGGGCACTGTCTGAGGCAAATGTCATCCGTGGTCATTTCTAATTATATCCATCACATGCTACTTTATTAACCCTATTATTATTTACAAAACACACTAAGCGTACCCACATATATAACTaataaagagacagagacagactgctGACTTATCACTCTAATCAGTGATAGATCGGTTTAACCCATTGGACATTTGTGTGttgatgacattttttttttttaacacttcaCAATGAAACACTTCCACTAAGTTGCATCATTCAAGACACACATGACTATATGCAGCACACAGCAGAATACTGCGTGCTTTTATGTAGCTCTCAGGTTTATCTAGTTGTGGTATTAGGAAGTGTGTGTTGAAAGTATAGCAGTTATGGAAGGTGTTCGAAGGCGTTCCAGGGCTATTTGTGGCTAGGAATTGGCCAGATGTGTTGGTGTCTGTGCTTGGTGGCACAAGTGGCGTCACGAGAAGATTGAAATGCCAAAGGAGAAACTCTATCTTGTGATTTGTGTCAGATAGACCGTTATATTTCCGGATGTGCTGAGGTGTAGTAAAttcaaaaaggggtgcaactgtCCCAGACTCCCCACCCCATGACCAGCCACCATTGCTGGCTGCTGGGGGAGTTTTTATTTAGACAGATCATTTGGTAGCATGATGTAATGAAATTTCACTCCATCAATGTAGGGCAGCTCGAGTTTCTCGTCTCACACTTTTGCATTCAGGGTATCCCATCTTACATGgtgagcagagtagagtagagtcccAAAATAATTGAGGGACAGAGGCGTCTGGAAACTAGAATTATTCTACTGAGATTATCAGGGTAGCCATAGGAGTCTCTTGTTCAATTTTCATCTcctatttgtttatttatttgtcacAGCTTTCTGTTTGTTAAGTGTTTGTGATTCTGTTCCTCCATGCTTTAGCAATAGGAGGGAATTTCATAATGTAAACACATGACAGACCCTGTGGTTTATTTAAGCTGTTTATCTTCTCATTTGGAATAAACAAATAAGTTATGACAAAGTTAGCATTGATATTGTAATGATAGTTCAAGTTGCTTCATACCATTCGAATCATCTGAATGTACTTTTAGTTTGTGTTTGTTCTCCTCCTGATGTTTTTAGTTGTGACAAATGTAGTAAAAAAGTAGTGAGCTGGGAAACTCATGTCTGCTTTCCTCTCCTTTTGTGTCTCCTCAGGTAAACGGCCACACCAGTGTCAAATCTGCAAGAAGGCATTCAAACACAAGCACCACCTTATAGAACACTCACGACTGCACTCCGGCGAGAAACCGTACCAGTGTGACAAGTGCGGGAAGCGCTTCTCTCACTCGGGCTCCTACTCCCAGCACATGAACCACCGTTACTCTTACTGCAAGAGGGAGGCCGAGGAGAGGGAGGCGGCCGAGAGAGAGGCCCGGGAGAAGGGCCACCTAGAGCCCACAGAGCTACTATTGAGCCGGGCCTACTTACAGGGCATGACTCCTCAGGGCTACCCCGACCTGGAGGACCGCGAGGGCATTCTGAGGGAAGGAGTGATGAACGGAGGAATGAGAGATCGTCAGAAGGAAGTTGAAGGAACGTACGCGAAAATAGGACGTAGGGAAGAGGAttttgaggaggaggaagaggagagcgaGAACAAGAGCATGGACACAGATCCAGACACGttgagggatgaggaggagaacgGAGAGCACTCGATGGACGATAGTTCGTTGGACGGGAAAACAGAAACCAAATCGGATCACGAGGACAATATGGAGGATGGCATGTAATAAAACTACTGCATTTAAAAAGCTTCCCATCTTACTTTTCTGTTCGTTATTGTTACCTGCTTGGTTTTTAACGCTGCTGTGTTGAAGCTGTACATGCACGTGCCTGAAGCTTCTAGGAAGCTTTGTATTGAAGTACTCAAGGGGTGGTGGTTGTATATGTCTGCCCAAGGAGACATTGATTTGAAGTTTGATTTTGGGGTgaatggggtggggtggggggggggagaattGTGTAAGAAGAGGCTGCATTATGCAAAAATGAAAAATTAATaaattaatacatttaaaaaattgtaCAGTATTAAGGCCTAAAAATATGTGTGGTGCTAACATCCTAAAAACTCTGTGTTCCATAGTCTTTATAGCACAAACTAGTGACTTGTACAAATTGCACTTCGCTTCTATAATCActacaaaaataataaaaaagtattgcctatgtatatatttatacagtGTTGAAAAAAGCAGTAGTCTCCACACTACAGTCCATCAGTTTTATTACCTATCTTTCACTTAATGTGTTGTCTATAGTTTTGCCCTGTCGTCAGGCCAGCTAGCCACACAGTTTTAGGCCTCAGAATTTTTCTGTGAAGGAACTTAACAGATATTACCTGTTTGATTTTAAGATAATGAAGTCTTAAAGAGACCTTGAAATGAAGGGAAAACGGtctgacagtacagtacagtagatgaaAGGATCGTGTGAACAATTAAGGAGAAAGCCTTTGTAAGGTGTTTTTGATAAGAAAAAGCCTTATATGCAAACCTTTTAATCTGTGTGTTTCTGCAAGTGCCATCCTTGTATTGTGTGAAAGGAGGGTGACACATGTTACCTCTTCACCAGCTTCGGTATTAAGAGAGAGCTCACCTTGATCTTTGAAGCACCCATGTCAGTATTAGTACACTAGGCAGCAGTTCCTTAGTTTACATATGTCTGTGCAATTTTCAGGTTTATTTCATTAACTTTTGTCAGTATTACACCAAACAATTTTTTGAAACAACAAAATTGCATTCATTTTGTTTGTAGGttgaataacattttatttatgtGGCCCATTTTATATttcttcattttatttatttcatactgtagtgtacagtattatagttcttcaatatatagatatattttaGTAAAAATGAACTTGGCGTTGATCATTGGGGCAAATTTTACGTAAAGAGAGCATTTATTGTGTTTTGAAACATTAATTGTGAAATGCGAATTTTCAActatattattttgttttatttcctTTATTTTCCAATTACTGGAAATTCCAAATTTGGGAACTTTTATACAATATCGTGAAAACACTGTATTTTTAACTAAAAAAATTCCACTTtcttcatctttttttttttttgctaaaaaaATGAAGAGGGACTGTTAAGATACAATGTATGATACCATGACTGAAGAAAATCTTTCCTGAAATGTCTTTGTAAAAGTATTATTGAATTTTTAATTTGTAATTTCTCTTGGAAATGACCATGCTCGAATAAAAGTAGCCAAATTACAGAACACAAATGCCTtatgtttacatttttgtcatgctTTTGTAGCAGTGCTAGAGAACCACATAACTACACCTGTCACTCAGAAAAGGAGTTGTCTGAAAGTAAAAGACCCACATTCCCCAAAAATTGGGAGTTTTCCTAGCACGATTTTAACTTTTCACACACTGAATCACACAATAATTAAttatttttataattattttcAAAAGTTTTATAACATTCAATAGACTTAATGATTATTGGCAGTCATATTACCATGACCGAAAAAAGCTAAGAAACAAATTAAGTCATTCAAATGAAAGGTGGACGTCAGCTAAAAGTACTTTCGTGTGAAGATACTTACAGCTATTAACCGCTCACACTGCATATGCAGATTCAAAGCAACATCAAAAGGCTAAGATGAAAGGGAAAAGGTTGAGCAATGCCAAACACAGAACATGCTTTGCATATTCCAATTTTCATATTGATCCTGATGCCATCTGATCATTCGGTGCTATCTCACAGATAAAAGGGGAGGTCTTAAATGATTAGGCATTGAATTTAACCATGTACTGTTAACTTTTGGGATGATTAAGAATGCAACGCTTCCACAGAGATCAGCGGTAAGGAGAAGATACCTTCAAGGAGTATAGAACACTCCAGGTGAAATGTATTTGACACATTCTAGTACCCTTCTGCACCACAATAAGGAAGAACATGACGTTAGAAGGGAGTTGTACTTGTACTGTTATTTGTTACCCCAGTCAATCATTTTGAAGTAAATAACAATTTCCTTTTAAAactttatttgaaaatacttaaCCGAGCTAGTCAAATGTTTGGGAGGAAAACACACCCAATGACAACATGCTGTTACAGTAACTCTTAATAATGTCATATTGCCATATGTTTTGGCCGGATTGGTGGTGTG encodes the following:
- the LOC115195964 gene encoding zinc finger E-box-binding homeobox 2 isoform X4, whose protein sequence is MKHEIMADGPRCKRRKQANPRRKNEAALNYENVMDTGSETEDEDKLLVSEEDGLLNGVGSPASLNNHDAGSPRVGHALATKEDEDDDMRDSGVDHVWHDNDMLHASADDEMKDDYDTLGPDATLQTVGNGTVKNVVDCTSEFEEFFAKRSKLQEESLSESHSHVVSIAEYLQRGDTAIIYPEAPEGEELSRLGTPEAPETNGQEENDLPPGTPDAFAQLLTCPYCDRGYKRLTSLKEHIKYRHEKNEENFACPLCNYTFAYRTQLERHMATHKPDRDQHQLLNQGAGNRKFKCTECGKAFKYKHHLKEHLRIHSGEKPYECPNCKKRFSHSGSYSSHISSKKCIGLIAVNGRIRNNMKTGSSPTSASSSPTNTAITQLRHKLENGNGNGKLLGHHQDQNNHHLNIKTEPLDFNDYKLMMASHGFGAPGPFMNGGMGGNSSSLGIHCSAQSPMHHLGMGIEQQLLGYPSLSNNLSEVQKVLQIVDNTVCRQKMDCKPEEISRLKAYMKELGNQIEEQKQGLTSQGGHQVGLPVVSHNGATKSIIDYTLEKVNEAKACLQSLTTDSKRQISTIKREKSNHMLDLGTEDKMHESNIMFTPFACQYCKEAFPGPIPLHQHERYLCKMNEEIKTVLQTSENLMPTKQGMFTEKHALLLSSMLSEKSPINPYKDHMSVLKAYFAMNMEPNSEELLKISIAVGLPQEFVKEWFEQRKVYQYGTPRTPPLEQQRNNHADMVLAANNHNHTPSKDSMAARSPVSLIKSNDRDRNRDHHITSPSIAELHNNVNNCENQLRLMKANTFSGHTKHMGDHSKLDHQSRSSTPSPLNLSSTSSKNSQSSSYTPNSLMSEDLNLNMNLSEQPLDLSLPKLMKEPKHAMTVKSRPKLNSINHHDHSSVPSPREHFEEPLNLAYLKKEFEARGQNHHNGDLNKSTSPLFGMNPFGAKPMYTSLPQQSAFPPATFMSPMQASMPGLRPYPGLDQMGFLPHMAYTYATGAATFAEMQQQQRRKYQRKPGFQGELLDGTADYMSGLDDMTDSDSCLSRKKIKKTESGMYACDLCDKTFQKSSSLLRHKYEHTGKRPHQCQICKKAFKHKHHLIEHSRLHSGEKPYQCDKCGKRFSHSGSYSQHMNHRYSYCKREAEEREAAEREAREKGHLEPTELLLSRAYLQGMTPQGYPDLEDREGILREGVMNGGMRDRQKEVEGTYAKIGRREEDFEEEEEESENKSMDTDPDTLRDEEENGEHSMDDSSLDGKTETKSDHEDNMEDGM